The stretch of DNA CTTAGTCAATTTATTATTGGCTGCGGCTTTATCATTTATACTGGGTCAAGTCTATATCTACTATGGTGACTCACTTTCCAATAAAAGGGCGTTTGCCAGGAATTTTGTGATAATGGCTGCGACTACAACATTGATTATCACGGTGGTTAAGTCATCTTTAGCACTTTCGCTTGGGTTAGTCGGAGCATTATCAATTGTACGATTTCGTGCGGCGATTAAGGAACCAGAAGAATTGGCGTACTTATTTCTCACCATTTCGATTGGTTTAGGTTTTGGTGCAGATCAGCGACTTGTCACAACTGTTGCCATTCTCCTGATTATTTCGATAATTATATTAAGGAAAAAACTTGTTTACAAGCCAAAAGAAAATCAAAATTTGCATTTGACTGTTTCAAGTTCTAATCCTGGCAAAATAGACCTGAACCAAATTGTAACAATTCTTAATAACTATTGCTCATCCGTGAATATGAAACGATTTGATGAAACAGACGAAATATTAGAAGCATCTTTTTTAGTCGACTTTGAGGACTATGAAAAAATAGAGAAGGTCAGAAGCGAACTGAGCAAGCTTTCTAAATTAGTAAAAGTTACATTCTTGGATTCTCAGGGAGCATATTAGAATGCAACTGAAAAAAGACGATGATGGTGGTTTGGGCTCAGTATTACGGTTCCTTTACAGGTGTCTCTATAACAAAAAAGCAGTCATCCTGTATATTTTTGTTATTTTTATTGTGGGGTGTATTTTTGGAATGGGGGTAGGAGGTTTCTTTGGCACCCTCGACAACCCATCACCTGCTGCTAAAGAGGTGGCTAAAAATATATTATCAACAGTCGGTTTAGTTCCTGCCAATACACAACTCATTCTTTCTGGTCTTTTACACGAAAACTATAAAATCCCAATAAATTATATCAATGGACTCAAGTCAAATCCAGAGCGAATCACAATTGATATAAAAAATAACGACTTCCAAAAGTTAGCTTACAAAAGGGAAATTGCGTTAGCACAAGGCATTCTCATCGGTTCAGACGATGATTGGGTACCAGCAAAAATCCAGTACAAAGGCCAGACTGTTGATGTGAGATTGAGACTCAAAGGCGATTGGACAGATCACCTAAA from Caldisericota bacterium encodes:
- a CDS encoding DUF4956 domain-containing protein; the encoded protein is MVQVTGTSTFEEFLATQGAQIPIWGFLVNLLLAAALSFILGQVYIYYGDSLSNKRAFARNFVIMAATTTLIITVVKSSLALSLGLVGALSIVRFRAAIKEPEELAYLFLTISIGLGFGADQRLVTTVAILLIISIIILRKKLVYKPKENQNLHLTVSSSNPGKIDLNQIVTILNNYCSSVNMKRFDETDEILEASFLVDFEDYEKIEKVRSELSKLSKLVKVTFLDSQGAY